A single region of the Raphanus sativus cultivar WK10039 chromosome 1, ASM80110v3, whole genome shotgun sequence genome encodes:
- the LOC130510420 gene encoding ribose-phosphate pyrophosphokinase 3, chloroplastic-like, producing MAAISPATATTAASLSLPHFGSSSSSPFSLNFKTATVGSRCVRCGVRSLENQSGHRSLDFLSNGDPISLINPNSSPISMAAASSESGSKCSKRVCLFHSDETRDLAERIVAQSDCIELRSINWKKFDDGFPNLFIQNAQGIRGQHVAFLASFSSPAVIFEQLSVIYALPKLFVSSFTLVLPFFPTGTSERMEDEGDVATAFTLARILSNIPASRGGPTSLVTFDIHALQERFYFGDTILPCFESGIPLLKSRLQALPDSDNISIAFPDDGAWKRFHKQLQHYPTIVCNKVRMGDKRIVRIKEGDAEGRHVVIVDDLVQSGGTLIECQKVLAAHGAAKISAYVTHGIFPKSSWKRFKLDTKGDPAEGFSYFWITDSCGLTVKEVMNKPPFEVLSLAGSIASALQV from the exons ATGGCGGCTATTTCTCCGGCGACTGCAACAACCGCTGCTTCTCTATCTCTTCCACATTTTGGCTCCTCTTCCTCGTCTCCGTTTTCACTGAATTTCAAAACCGCCACTGTCGGTAGCCGCTGCGTGAGGTGTGGAGTGAGAAGCCTAGAGAATCAGTCGGGTCACCGGAGCCTCGATTTCCTGTCCAACGGGGATCCGATCAGTCTAATCAACCCGAATTCGTCTCCGATATCGATGGCTGCCGCGTCGTCGGAGTCCGGTTCGAAGTGCTCGAAGCGCGTCTGCCTCTTCCACAGCGACGAGACTAGAGATCTCGCCGAGAGGATCGTCGCGCAATCGGATTGTATCGAGCTACGAAGCATCAATTGGAA GAAGTTTGACGATGGGTTCCCTAATCTGTTCATACAAAATGCTCAAGGCATTCGTGGGCAGCACGTTGCCTTCTTGGCTTCCTTCAGTTCACCGGCTGTGATCTTCGAGCAGCTCTCTGTTATCTATGCTCTGCCCAAGCTTTTTGTTTCGTCTTTTACACTTGTTCTCCCGTTCTTCCCTACTGGGACTTCCGAGAGAATGGAGGACGAGGGTGACGTGGCGACTGCTTTCACTCTCGCTAGGATTCTCTCGAACATACCGGCTTCCAGAGGTGGGCCGACTAGCTTGGTGACCTTCGATATACACGCCTTGCAG GAAAGATTCTACTTCGGTGATACTATACTTCCATGCTTCGAAAGTGGTATACCTTTGCTCAAGAGCAGACTCCAGGCTCTACCTGATTCTGATAAC ATTTCTATTGCATTCCCGGATGATGGAGCATGGAAACGTTTCCACAAACAACTCCAACATTATCCAACG ATTGTTTGCAACAAAGTTAGAATGGGAGACAAACGAATAGTGCGCATCAAAGAGGGAGACGCCGAAGGAAGACATGTCGTGATTGTCGATGATTTGGTTCAGTCAGGTGGCACGCTAATCGAATGCCAG AAAGTCCTAGCTGCACATGGAGCAGCGAAAATAAGCGCATATGTAACACACGGCATATTCCCCAAGAGTTCATGGAAACGTTTCAAGCTTGACACCAAAG GTGATCCGGCGGAAGGGTTTAGCTATTTCTGGATCACAGACTCGTGTGGATTGACAGTGAAAGAGGTGATGAACAAGCCTCCTTTTGAAGTTCTGAGCCTAGCTGGTTCCATAGCTTCTGCTCTTCAAGTTTAA
- the LOC130511596 gene encoding cyclin-dependent protein kinase inhibitor SMR8 — MGFSGKSYNQLEGEIRESTDGKKWVIAGLPPRSPLKPINSSSSDVAVTETEDQDQCPTTPTAVSVRIPRVPPCPAAPKKRKPSSKCSCVAGGREFFCPPDLETVFIQRAS; from the coding sequence ATGGGATTTTCCGGTAAATCTTACAACCAACTCGAAGGCGAGATACGTGAAAGCACGGACGGTAAAAAATGGGTTATCGCCGGTCTCCCTCCACGTTCGCCGCTCAAGCCTATTAACTCCTCCTCCTCTGACGTCGCAGTCACCGAAACAGAGGATCAAGATCAGTGTCCGACAACACCTACAGCGGTTTCCGTCAGAATTCCAAGAGTCCCGCCGTGCCCAGCCGCACCAAAGAAGCGGAAGCCGTCATCCAAGTGCAGCTGCGTTGCCGGCGGTAGAGAGTTCTTCTGTCCACCAGACCTCGAAACCGTTTTCATTCAGAGAGCTAGTTAA